In a single window of the Brachionichthys hirsutus isolate HB-005 chromosome 18, CSIRO-AGI_Bhir_v1, whole genome shotgun sequence genome:
- the zmp:0000001267 gene encoding b(0,+)-type amino acid transporter 1, giving the protein MDEEKLRLKRDVGLMGAVSLIGGTMIGSGIFMSPQTVLSTVGSPGAGLVVWACCGLLVILVSLCYAELGTVIRESGGEYVYILRTSGPVVAFMLIFSSVLFVRPAGVAGTALGFAQYVVAPFYSDCPPPEVLVKCVAAVAILLLAAVNCINVRLSMSVQVFFMVVKVLSLAVIIMGGVVMLVGGRTEGFEDSFENTHVGIGPIGLAFYQGLWSYEGWNSLNYITEELKRPEVNLPRAILIAISLVTGLYLLVNVSYLTVMTPAELTSSSAVAVTWGNKVFGRWGWVMSLAAALSAFGSLNGTFFSGGRVCFVAAREGHMPDILSMVHVHRLTPSPALIFTAAVSLLVLIPGDFQSIVNFFSFTAWFFYAVTLSGLIYLKIRKPHLPRPYKVPVLLPVLVLVAAVFLVLAPIIDDPQMEFLYVALFVFSGAVFYVPFIHYELRPGVLTKLTVFLQVFLEVAPGDKHL; this is encoded by the exons ATGGACGAGGAGAAGCTCCGGCTGAAGCGGGACGTGGGGCTGATGGGAGCTGTGTCCCTCATCGGGGGGACGATGATTGGGTCTGGGATCTTCATGAGCCCGCAGACGGTGCTCTCCACCGTTGGCAGCCCTGGGGCCGGCTTGGTGGTGTGGGCGTGCTGCGGTCTCCTGGTGATCCTGGTGTCGTTGTGTTACGCTGAGCTGGGCACGGTTATTCGAGAATCCGGGGGCGAGTACGTCTACATCCTCAGGACATCCGGCCCCGTTGTGGCGTTCATGTTGATTTTTAGCTCCGTGCTTTTTGTTCGACCTGCTGGTGTCGCTGGGACGGCACTGGGCTTTGCCCAGTATGTCGTGGCCCCTTTCTACTCAGACTGTCCCCCCCCAGAGGTGCTGGTGAAGTGTGTGGCTGCAGTGGCCATTTTGCTTCTAGCCGCAGTAAACTGCATTAACGTCCGCCTTTCGATGTCGGTCcaagttttttttatggtgGTCAAAGTCCTGTCCCTGGCAGTCATTATAATGGGAGGCGTGGTGATGCTGGTCGGGGGACGCACTGAAGGCTTTGAAGACTCTTTTGAAAACACTCATGTGGGCATCGGTCCAATTGGTCTTGCTTTTTATCAGGGACTGTGGTCCTACGAAGGATGGAACAGTCTGAACTACATCACCGAAGAGCTGAAACGTCCGGAG gtgaaTCTTCCTCGGGCGATCCTCATCGCCATTTCTCTGGTGACTGGTTTGTATCTGTTGGTGAACGTCAGCTACCTGACAGTGATGACGCCTGCAGAGCTCACGTCCTCCAGCGCCGTGGCAGTGACCTGGGG GAATAAGGTGTTTGGACGCTGGGGCTGGGTCATGTCCCTGGCTGCAGCGCTGTCTGCCTTTGGGTCGCTGAACGGGACGTTCTTCAGTGGGGGACGTGTCTGCTTTGTTGCTGCCAGAGAAGGACACATG CCGGACATTCTGTCCATGGTCCATGTCCACAGACTGACTCCGTCCCCAGCCCTGATCTTCACCGCGGCCGTCTCCCTGTTGGTCCTGATTCCTGGAGACTTTCAGAGTATTGTCAACTTCTTCAG TTTCACAGCCTGGTTTTTCTACGCCGTCACCCTGTCTGGACTCATCTACCTGAAGATAAGGAAGCCACACCTCCCCCGTCCATACAAG GTCCCCGTCCTGCTCCCCGTCCTGGTCCTGGTTGCTGCAGTGTTCCTTGTCCTGGCACCGATTATAGACGACCCACAAATGGAGTTCCTCTACGTGGCTTTGTTTGTCTTCAGCGGCGCCGTGTTCTACGTACCTTTCATCCATTACGAGCTCCGCCCAGGTGTGCTGACCAAGCTCACGGTGTTCCTGCAGGTGTTTCTGGAAGTCGCCCCAGGAGACAAGCACCTTTGA